Part of the Xiphophorus couchianus chromosome 8, X_couchianus-1.0, whole genome shotgun sequence genome is shown below.
TGGAATTTACTGCTACTGTTTAAATTTATTAGACTGAACCATAGCAAATTTCCACTGTGGACTCTTTAaagacactttttttatttcacccaAGACGAAACTAActgcttagtttttattttgttagcttTTGGGGTGCTGCTGTGGGAGATCGCCACCTATGGCATGTCTCCTTACCCCGGCATTGACTTGTCCCAGGTCTATGAGCTGCTGCAAAGAGACTATCGCATGGAACGACCAGAAGGCTGTCCAGAGAAGGTCTATGAACTTATGAGAGCCTGTGAGTGCTGCAAGATCTGTCTGCAAACTGATGGAAAAagtcttttgttcttttcagctttatttacaCTTCCTTCCTCTCAGGTTGGAGGTGGAACCCCTCTGAGCGTCCATCTTTTGCTGAAACACATCAAGCCTTCGAAACCATGTTTCAGGAATCTAGCATCTCTGACGGTCAGTCTTGCTTCCCTCATCATCTAAAGCACATCTCTTATTGTTGTTTCCCCCGAAGTGTAACTCTTCATGTTTTGTCAACTCTTTGCCAAATAATAGAAGTTGAAAAGGAATTAGGGAAGAAGGGGAAGAAGACAACATTAGGCTCCCTCCAGCAGGCTCCAGAGCTCCCAACCAAAACCAGGACGCTCCATAAGAACATGGAGAACCGAAACAGAGACAGTCCAGGTGGGATACATTCACAATGTAGTGCGCCCTTCCAGCTTGTTCATTATATGTAATGAACAACAAAGATTGTTTAAGTAAATAGGAGTTACAATTAACcgtaaaatgaaaataagtcaaaatttTACATCCAGATGTCCACAATTGTTTAATttagaaaacttaaaatgatcaatattaataatatgaacttgtatttttttgttcaaatgttgAACTTCTAAGACTTATTCTATTTGCAATACAATAAATGTTATTGCATTGTAAATGTAcacttttctgaaataattaattgttttgtctttcagcCCATCAAAGTATggctaaactttattttaaatccttgtAGAAGTATTGACACacctttttcagtttgtcactTCATAGCCTctacttttaatatatttgtttaagCACCACAGATAGGCATAAGTGAGGAAGTAAACTGATGGGTAAAATATTAACTCCCATTAGCTGAGctcatggggaaaaaaacaactttttgcaCAACCACCATGGCTCAATTTATGGATGCTGAATCCATGAACAGGCCAGATGTTTattggtaaaacattttgagtagCATCCTTCCATCTTTTCCCCTTACAGCTAACAATTATACACtatgtgttggtctgtcacataagatcccaataaaatgcagtaAAGAATATTTAATGTCCCAATGTAAAGAGGTTTAGGGGAACAAAGACTTTGGTGAGGCACAATATGTCACCAACCTTACACTGACCTATTGTGCTGTTCCTTAGACCCTGTGGAACCTGAGGTGCCTGTATCATCGCCAATGCTCCCCAGGAAagagcgccctctgctggacaatAACCTAAATGAAGATGACCGCTTAATCCCCAAAGATAACAAGACCCGTAATAGTTTTCTCAGCCGCATCAAGATCAAGAAAAAGAACGCACCAGCTCCGCCCAAACGAAGCTCCTCTTTCACCAGGACAGACATTTCCTTTGAGAGGAGGGTAGCGACTCCTGATCCCCGAGACGGTGACAACTTCAACAATGGTACATCGTTGTCTCTGAATGACACCACACATGGTGTTGAATCCTCAAAGTTCTTGGGAGGTAATAACAATGGGGCAGGAGGCAACAACAGTGGGACTCCCAACTACCCGGGGTCTCTGTACCCCCGTAAAAAGGGCCCCCCTTCATTGCCAAGCCCCGGTAGCAAGGCGGCTACAACGCCACCCAGTGACGAGGAAGGGGTTTCTAATTCAAATCGCTTCCTCTGGTCGTCTGTCATGTCAAACGGCCGAGATGGCACAGAGTGGAAGTCTGTGACACTCCCCCGAGATCTGGGCCAGCGCCACTTCGACTCCAGCACTTTGGGAGGGAAGCCGGCTCTGCCACGGAAGAGGACCAACGAGCAGAAAGGAGAGAGTGCCCGTCGAATGGGCACCCTGACCCCCCCGCCACGTCTTAACACATCATCGGATGTTTGTCCTGCCTTCCTGGGTAAAGATAATGATtccagttctggttccagtCCGCAAGCATCGACACCCAAAGTGGTGAAGAGACCAGGCTTAGCAGGTCAGGAAAACTCCAAGACCAGCGCTCTCCAGGCAGAACTAAAAGCTAATGTGCTCCCTACTCTGGGAGCAGCAGGAGAGGAGTGCAGGGCTCGCAGGAACAAGCATGCTGTGGAGCCTGCATCTTTAAGGGAGAGAAACAAGATGCATAAACCCAAGCCGGCTCCACCTCCACCACCCACTGGTCCCAAATCAGGCAAAATCCCACGAAGCCCCACTCAAGAATCCCCCATATCCTCGCCCTCATCTTCGCCCTCAGACATCAAATCTAAGGGCCTTCCTTTTATTTCAGACCCTCACCATACAACTGCTGCTAGTGACCAAGCCCGCTCAGCCTTCACTGAGGGACCCAAAAAGGGGCCTTTGGGCTCTAAACCTCCAGCGATAAAGGCTTCTGCATCTGCCCCCTCTGTGACCACTTCTTCCTCCTGCCAGACCCAGGGTGGTCCATCGTCCACAGTCGCCTCCTCTGCGGATCAGAACTTATCTGCTTTCACCCCTATTGCCAAAACCCGATCGTCCCTCCGCAAGACCACACCCCGCCAAGGCAGCGAGCGCACGCCCAATTCGGCGGTGACACGCGAGATGGTCCTGGAGGGAGCCGAGCTGCTGCGTGCCGCCATCTCCCGCATGTCAGAGCAGACAGGCAGCCACAGTGGCGTGCTGGAGGCCGGGAAGAACCTGTCCAAGTACTGCATGAGCTACGTTGACTCCATCCAGCAGATGAACAAGTTCGCCTTTCGAGAGGCCATCAACAACCTTGAGACTAGAATGCGTGAGCTTCAGATCTGTCCCTCCGCCACAGGGGGTGCTAACGCGCAGCAGGACTTTACCAAGCTGCTGTCCTCTGTTAAAGAGATCAGTGACATTGTTCAGAGGTAGCGCTGTAAAAAACACCAAGATGGGAAACTGATATGAATTTTAACACATGACCTTCTGAGAGCTGTTGGGTGGAATGTGATTGAGAGGAGCCGTGTGGGCTGACACTACAGTTTTCTCCCACTTACTGACTCTTGTGGTTGCCTCAGTGGACTCAAAGGAAACAGTAACTTTGTATGCACATTGTCATCTTAGCCTTAATTAGGCTGTGGACCAATTCTACATCAATCATCTTTGAAATAatcatgttttacatatttaattttttttgccaccCCCCCTTCTGTCTCATGACATTATTATAAAAAGGcctctgatatttttttttatcatctttagTGATGTGATGTTGCTATGACAATTAATGAAATCCAAACTTGCCTtggaaaatatttccagttgtttttctgttgccagcttaaaaaattcagagaaaaccTGCGTAGATTGACTTTGTTCTACACTTTTTACTTGTTTGATCAGTCGTCATTGATTGGTTGTGTGCTGAAAGATGAGATTGTGTTGCTGATGTTTTGTATTGGTGCTTTTTGCAGTATTTTGCAGCCATTTGTGCCATAAAATAACAATGTGGAGAGAATGACCCTCGTCTCTTTTTGCTTCTCCCACCACTCCCATAACATTTAGCTCTAGTGAAGTCGTGTTATTAGTTAAAGCATGTTTGTATGGCTTTGGCTGAGTTCTGCCTTGTGCTTGAGAgtggctgtgtttgtgtttattggaTATAAATGTTTGcggcaccaaaaaaaaaaaatctttggatCTGGGTTAATGATCTGCATCCcagtggatttttatttttatttttttacatttattctcaGACTAaacctgttttttaaaatttatatgtGTAAGGAGTTTTGATGcaatttatttctctctgtgCCAGTGAAAACAGCCATTAGTAGCAGCCTGGCCTTGCCGCAGCATACTGTTAGTTAACAGACCAACTCGGTGTTTCCCCGGCAGGCCTCTGTTCCTGACACGCGAGCGATTGTTGCAGAGGGCCTCCACcaccacaaaaaataaacaccccCTTGGGAAACACTGGACTAAAATTTTAACGCGTCTGTCAATTGCTGTTTCAAAATGACTGAAAGAGGGGGGGAGGACCATTACAGACACTAACGTGAGACTCCAccgtaatgtttttttttcccctttatctGAATCCCTCGAACATTTTCAGTATTTGTGCTGTAATCTTCTCATCCTCTGTGCCCTGCCTGACTGCGAAACCTTTGGACAAAAGTCACTGCTGCCAGCCTTGACTTCAATGGTactgttgttgcttttgttaaTTCCTCTTCTGTACCGAACATACCACTACTCTACTTTTGTGTCTAAGCCTCAATCACCaaattttgtaaacaaagtTTGTCcatatttgtaaatgtttcttcCTCTCTAACCTGGGtgcaatttattattatttttttttgttgcagtaaaatacaaaagctACTTGAAATATAAATCTGGGTGTGACTGTTTTTATGGCTTCCTTTACAGAGTGAAAATAGCTTGATTTAAGAATGTTCCTGCACAGCCAGAGGGAGATTggaatttaatattttccaggtttagaaaaagaaactttttgacTTCCCTATATTTACAGAGCTCTCTATCCATTATTCTGTTCCTCAATCCACCTGTCATTTCAGGTTAATTCAGCCACTATCAGTTATTTattcagtctttttattttattttttgcatattcaGAACTTAAAGCCTGCTCACTGGAGTCTCCAGCTATAATTCTTATTTAGGAGCTAGTATCCCGCAACTTTTACAATCTTACCCTGTGcaacacatctgaatcaaatgaatggctcgtTACCAGGGATTTTCCAAATTAGATGGCATGGTCAGGAGGTAATTTAacaatttgattcaggtgtgtttaaGCAGGGGCGTACCTAAAAGTTCCTAGATAACAtctcttgaggactggacttggtTATCTCTgctctagaaaaaaatgttgacacaAAAGAAGGTGCTATAACAACCCAGACAGAAACTGACGATAGTCAACGCCAGACTTTAAAGGGATTGTATAATGTGAAATCGACTTGTTTGAGCGTCATATCAAGTTATTTCCTCGTCAAAAACATACCcggatgtttgagaaatccttgaatcttcCATGGCAGCCAGCGCCATCTTTCATGCAGCTCCTCCTCGGGGGTGTAATCTCCCAGcatctgcctcacagagcatcgCGCCCCCACTCAGCTAGCAGCAGAAACGAtgagcaaacacctggtagaatTGCTCATCTGTGGAGTTTGATATATTAACTGTTTCTCAGTTCAACGGGCCAAAGAATGATGTAAAATACTTAGCGGAGAGGTTGTCGTGACATACCAAAGAAGGAGTGttgaagctttttatttttcagaagagacagaggcccaatttcaacatgcaaagtcaaattttgagTCGTTTTTGATATGTagagtatttttttcataactgaaggtcatgatactgcccctttaatttaGCCAAgcctacattttaaaaaggacacacacagaaagtcaggttatgtataatttatttttttctgactagagtattttgtcattaaaatcaaaatgtcaacattttaaaatcatatacACGCAAAGAACGCATTTTAATGTTAGCACAGCTTCTTAAaaatttatacatatttacttgtttttttttcctttttacttgtGGACAGACAAAGCAGGAAGTGGTCACTCAAACTGTGAAGAGGTGGAAGGCAGGGAGGGGGAGAAAGGAAGCCCGCCCCACCCACGATGAAGAACCAATCCCTGCTCCCCAAAATAGTTAAGACAGTGACGCGCCCTGCATCCGGCAGGGAGCAGCCTTGATGGGGTGAAAAAATAAAGCCGACTATGAACACAAACACGCCCCCGTTCTCTAATCTATACAGAAATGATGCAAAATTGCTGACATAAATACAACCTGCAGACTTCAAACCAGTTTCTCTCCCCCTCGTTATATCGGCTAACTCGGTAGTGTGCAGATGGGCTGGTTAATGGGAGAAGGGGGCTTGTCCGGGTCTGTCctttacatacatttattaaTAGAAACTATGTTACAGAATTTCCCCAAGCATGAATTAAAGGCAACCCACTAGCACAGCAACTGTACAGATCTTGGCAGAGCCACCAGATAAATTTCTGAAACCAAAGTACAGTAGCTAGGTCATCACCAGCAGTTAAGAAGCAAGATATATATACAGCTGTTCAGTCAGGGGACTGCTATGTTACAGAGAAGATGTACTtgaaggaaataaacattttgttttacaacttcATGTTTCGAGTGGGGACGcatgctgctttgtgttggttacATGAGGCAGACCAACAAGTCTCCAGATAAATCGGCTCTTCAGTGCAGCtttaggagaaaaacaaaaaaagacccaAATAATTGTGATTTAATGAGTGTCGAATGTAATAGTGATCCTAAAAGAGAAATTTTATTCAATCAGGGTAGCGTGAAGAGCAAGTGCATCAAAAAAGAAGAACTGCTATAATAAGGCAACAATGACAAAACAAATGCTGGTAAAGATGTGTTGACATGATAGTGAGGGGAGTTTTGGGGGATGGATGCATCAGGGCGGCGCTGAAGAAGAAAGTGATGGAAATTGTGATTAAGTGatgtctgagtttaaaaagaaagaaaaagacatccATCCAGCCAACTGTAATTCATTCCAGCTGGAAAACACCAACATCCTTGCAAGATTTCAAAAGATAGTAATAAGAAGGTAATTCCTAACATTTATTGtggccatttcttttttttctatgagtttcctttattgcATCTCTCATGagttactgaaaaaaattacttctcTGCCAAGCAgagggaaagaaacaaaagctcAACTACTCACTCCGTCTGGAGCTACCCGTGTGGCCGCTTAATAAATTACTTTCTGACCTCCTGCCCTCGCTCAAATTAAACATCTCTTATCTGCATGATGTGGTGAAAAGAATCATAAATTTGAAGAGTTTGGGAATATCATTCAGattcaatttaaacaaaactgataAGTGGCGCGTCAAACGTCTGCAGTGTGTATATTTCATATATGTATATCtataaaaccaaacataaaaaacagtctTGCTTTATTATCGATTGAACATTGAGTCTATCTAAAGTGTCAGTGACCAGTAACTCGTGGTGCCACCTACAAATCCTACTGATGGGAGGGAGGACGACTGAGGGGGGAGCAGAACAGTGGCGTTATGGGCAGAAATACACGGACAGTTTTAGGACGAGTGAGACGGCAACAAAGAGAGACAGGCaaaaggaggagggagagatGTAGTCCACACAGCCCAGCTCGGTCTGGAGTTAAGTCGATGTTCGCCCTGCCTTTCCTCCACAGCCCTGCTCTCACGCAGCTCCTGGTGCAGTGAGGGATGAAGGCGTCGGAATGGATGGAGGGGTTACTCAAGGGAGACCGGGCAGAACGGATAAAGAAGAAGGGAGGAACGGGGGGAGCGGTGGGGACAGGGGGGCTTTTGCTTGGTCATTAGCAGCCGCAACCTTCCCTCTGGGGCTGGGGTTCACTGGTTAGCCGACCGCCCTGAGGCGCCGAGGGCTTGTGCTGCACCCCTGACTCGGCGGCGTTCAGGTCCAGGCTGCCATCTTGGATATTCTGGTAGATTTTCTTAGCGGCTTCAAGGAAGGCGTCCTCGACGTTTTCACCTCTGGAGAGAAAAGGTACAGTTATATGAAGCTGAAaaggcaaaatgtggaaaaaggtAAAGTTCGTACAgggtcttgcaaaagtattcctacattttgtcacattacaaccacaaacagtTTCATATGATCCACCAGAACCAGGAAAGGAGCGCAtcgttgtgaagtggaaggaaaaagatgcaTGGTTTAATATTTCTCCTGCCTGATTGCTGCGAAAGAACGGGAAAACTCATACCACAAAAAATAGAAGGtactttggtcagatgagaccagatttttactttttgacttACTGATGGATAACTAGCACGTAACACACAATCTCCATGgaaaaacatggtggtggtggcaTCATGCTCTGGTCAGAGGTTGGGGAGGTAAAGATGGATGAGAGCTTAAAGCAATTCTGACTGAATATGTTTTTGGTGCTGCTTAAAACTTGAGACTGCGGTTGACCTTCATCAGAATGGTTTAGAATAAAGCAAACTCATAGGAaggaatggtccagtcaaagttcaaatgATCCAAATAAAATAGGAAAGATGTTCATTGTTTACATATGTAAAGTTAGAAAAGATAGGAAAATATGAAATCGCAATATTGTCATTACTGCAATGAcagtaatttaatttgaaattaagaTGAGAATTGTAATTAGTTATATAACAAAcacaagccacacttttcaggtttttaattAGCTATAAAGGTTAAAATGTATGTATGCATACCgttttctcctctcttccaAATCACATACTATCTCATTTATATCATATAATATCTCAATaacacactgaagtttgaggctgtaatgtaacaaaagggctgtgaacatttttgcaaggTAAAATGTTGCAGTAGCTGAAACTTTAAGGTGGTTCTTACGTTTTTGCACTGGCTTCCAGAAACAATAAAcctgagaaacagaaagaaggaatcattaaaatgtattaccaAATTCACTTAACTCCTTACTCATCCCATCTTTAATAGAGcatatttatcctttttttttttccctctattgAAACCTCAGATTATGGTCTGACATGAAAGTTAGTCATAACAGTGAAACGGAAAAGAAAAACCACTTTCAGGCTTTAAATTGGAACATTTTCTTGAGAAATTTGCGCGTTGATTCACGCGTGTCCAGGTGATGTCTGGCTCACCGTTCTCCTCAGCAAACTGCTTCGCCTCCTCATACGTGACGTCCCTCTGGGCCTCCAGGTCAGCTTTGTTTCCTATGAGAATGATGACCTGGTGacacaggaagaggaggagtgagACGATCTCCTGCACGCTCGTTTCTGTCAGGGACAAATCTGACGCAGTGTGAGCAGATAAAACTGAAGAACATGCAGGAAGGCTGGACTTCCCTTATCTATGAAGAGAAGGTCAGAGGCAACCCGGGGAAGGCATAGGGGCAGGTTGCCTAGCAGCCGTATCATCATAAGACCTCTAATGTACCGATCTCATATTTATCTCTAGAAATACCAACTTTATGGAGAAACTACATGATTCTGAGGCAGAATTTAGACGCTGCTTAAGATAATTAAAACTTAACATATTAGGATTATTGTTCTACAGCATGAAGTTTATTATGAAGCTCTTAAACATTCACACTAAGAGTAGTGTTAAGAGCCCCCTTATGGTCTCTAAAAGTAATTTCAgtggaaaaatacattaaaagtaataaattaaaaagaaatgtgtacgCAACCCACTGTCAATGCATTTCACGTCAAGTGTGTGTCATGTCTAAACTGATTCTGATCTGCTttatatgcaaaacaaaaaaacaaccttaaagACATATCttataaaaaaccttttaagtGGAATAATTAGCTGTAAATTCCGTTTGAAATAATTAATAGTAATAACTTATGTCCATTTAGTGGCATTAAAGTGTACTTTAATGGCAGGAAGTGTGTGACGTTCCGTTAAGTTCGGATGAAACACCAGATGCATTTCAAGGAGCCTGAAATAGAAGTGGCCTGTTGCACAAGCACAGACTTCTCTGATGGAGAAGTCTGTGATGATTTAGAGTTAATCAAATTTACCAAGAAGATCTAGTTAAGAAACCAGGCCTGTGCTTTTCcagtaaaactgaaagaaaacaaaatagtaGAGGAAGAGAAGATGGAGTAACTAAGAGAAAAAACCTGGTtccaaataataatatatgcatatatattattatttgtaaccAGGATGAagagatattttaaatttgcattaCTATATGCAATAACACAGTGAAATGAAGTGTAAATATGTCTGTATGCTTACAGTATTGGGGTTGGTGAGGTTTCTGGCGTCAGTAAGCCAGCTGCTCAGGTGGTTGTAAGTGCTTCTCCTGCAGGACAACAACATGGACAGGGGTGAAAAAGTTTGAGGTTATCACTACATGTGAAAGGATTAAATGGGTTCGTCAGAAGTAGTATAATCCAACGCTCATTTCTTAAACCTCTATCGTTTTCTTTCAAACAGACAATGCTTTCTAAACTGGAGGCACACCATGTGAGGGAAAACATGATAATATCAAGTCTCTGCGAGGCACACCCTTTGATAACAGGAAATGAACATTtgtac
Proteins encoded:
- the abl1 gene encoding tyrosine-protein kinase ABL1 isoform X2: MGQQPGKFVGDQRRPSLPAFIKGGKRDSSRHVSQPWNVFDRHALQRPDFEGQGLSEAARWNSKENLLAGPSENDPNLFVALYDFVASGDNTLSITKGEKLRVLGYNHNGEWCEAQTKNGQGWVPSNYITPVNSLEKHSWYHGPVSRNAAEYLLSSGINGSFLVRESESSPGQRSISLRYEGRVYHYRINTASDGKLYVSSESRFTTLAELVHHHSTVQDGLITTLHYPAPKRNKPTIYGVSPNYDKWEMERTDITMKHKLGGGQYGEVYEGVWKKYNLTVAVKTLKEDTMEVEEFLKEAAVMKEIKHPNLVQLLGVCTREPPFYIITEFMTHGNLLDYLRECNKEEVNAVVLLYMATQISSAMEYLEKKNFIHRDLAARNCLVGENHLVKVADFGLSRLMTGDTYTAHAGAKFPIKWTAPESLAYNTFSIKSDVWAFGVLLWEIATYGMSPYPGIDLSQVYELLQRDYRMERPEGCPEKVYELMRACWRWNPSERPSFAETHQAFETMFQESSISDEVEKELGKKGKKTTLGSLQQAPELPTKTRTLHKNMENRNRDSPDPVEPEVPVSSPMLPRKERPLLDNNLNEDDRLIPKDNKTRNSFLSRIKIKKKNAPAPPKRSSSFTRTDISFERRVATPDPRDGDNFNNGTSLSLNDTTHGVESSKFLGGNNNGAGGNNSGTPNYPGSLYPRKKGPPSLPSPGSKAATTPPSDEEGVSNSNRFLWSSVMSNGRDGTEWKSVTLPRDLGQRHFDSSTLGGKPALPRKRTNEQKGESARRMGTLTPPPRLNTSSDVCPAFLGKDNDSSSGSSPQASTPKVVKRPGLAGQENSKTSALQAELKANVLPTLGAAGEECRARRNKHAVEPASLRERNKMHKPKPAPPPPPTGPKSGKIPRSPTQESPISSPSSSPSDIKSKGLPFISDPHHTTAASDQARSAFTEGPKKGPLGSKPPAIKASASAPSVTTSSSCQTQGGPSSTVASSADQNLSAFTPIAKTRSSLRKTTPRQGSERTPNSAVTREMVLEGAELLRAAISRMSEQTGSHSGVLEAGKNLSKYCMSYVDSIQQMNKFAFREAINNLETRMRELQICPSATGGANAQQDFTKLLSSVKEISDIVQR
- the abl1 gene encoding tyrosine-protein kinase ABL1 isoform X1; the protein is MGQQPGKFVGDQRRPSLPAFIKGGKRDSSRHVSQPWNVFDRHEALQRPDFEGQGLSEAARWNSKENLLAGPSENDPNLFVALYDFVASGDNTLSITKGEKLRVLGYNHNGEWCEAQTKNGQGWVPSNYITPVNSLEKHSWYHGPVSRNAAEYLLSSGINGSFLVRESESSPGQRSISLRYEGRVYHYRINTASDGKLYVSSESRFTTLAELVHHHSTVQDGLITTLHYPAPKRNKPTIYGVSPNYDKWEMERTDITMKHKLGGGQYGEVYEGVWKKYNLTVAVKTLKEDTMEVEEFLKEAAVMKEIKHPNLVQLLGVCTREPPFYIITEFMTHGNLLDYLRECNKEEVNAVVLLYMATQISSAMEYLEKKNFIHRDLAARNCLVGENHLVKVADFGLSRLMTGDTYTAHAGAKFPIKWTAPESLAYNTFSIKSDVWAFGVLLWEIATYGMSPYPGIDLSQVYELLQRDYRMERPEGCPEKVYELMRACWRWNPSERPSFAETHQAFETMFQESSISDEVEKELGKKGKKTTLGSLQQAPELPTKTRTLHKNMENRNRDSPDPVEPEVPVSSPMLPRKERPLLDNNLNEDDRLIPKDNKTRNSFLSRIKIKKKNAPAPPKRSSSFTRTDISFERRVATPDPRDGDNFNNGTSLSLNDTTHGVESSKFLGGNNNGAGGNNSGTPNYPGSLYPRKKGPPSLPSPGSKAATTPPSDEEGVSNSNRFLWSSVMSNGRDGTEWKSVTLPRDLGQRHFDSSTLGGKPALPRKRTNEQKGESARRMGTLTPPPRLNTSSDVCPAFLGKDNDSSSGSSPQASTPKVVKRPGLAGQENSKTSALQAELKANVLPTLGAAGEECRARRNKHAVEPASLRERNKMHKPKPAPPPPPTGPKSGKIPRSPTQESPISSPSSSPSDIKSKGLPFISDPHHTTAASDQARSAFTEGPKKGPLGSKPPAIKASASAPSVTTSSSCQTQGGPSSTVASSADQNLSAFTPIAKTRSSLRKTTPRQGSERTPNSAVTREMVLEGAELLRAAISRMSEQTGSHSGVLEAGKNLSKYCMSYVDSIQQMNKFAFREAINNLETRMRELQICPSATGGANAQQDFTKLLSSVKEISDIVQR
- the abl1 gene encoding tyrosine-protein kinase ABL1 isoform X4, which produces MKMLEICLKLVGCKSKKGLSSSSSCYLEALQRPDFEGQGLSEAARWNSKENLLAGPSENDPNLFVALYDFVASGDNTLSITKGEKLRVLGYNHNGEWCEAQTKNGQGWVPSNYITPVNSLEKHSWYHGPVSRNAAEYLLSSGINGSFLVRESESSPGQRSISLRYEGRVYHYRINTASDGKLYVSSESRFTTLAELVHHHSTVQDGLITTLHYPAPKRNKPTIYGVSPNYDKWEMERTDITMKHKLGGGQYGEVYEGVWKKYNLTVAVKTLKEDTMEVEEFLKEAAVMKEIKHPNLVQLLGVCTREPPFYIITEFMTHGNLLDYLRECNKEEVNAVVLLYMATQISSAMEYLEKKNFIHRDLAARNCLVGENHLVKVADFGLSRLMTGDTYTAHAGAKFPIKWTAPESLAYNTFSIKSDVWAFGVLLWEIATYGMSPYPGIDLSQVYELLQRDYRMERPEGCPEKVYELMRACWRWNPSERPSFAETHQAFETMFQESSISDEVEKELGKKGKKTTLGSLQQAPELPTKTRTLHKNMENRNRDSPDPVEPEVPVSSPMLPRKERPLLDNNLNEDDRLIPKDNKTRNSFLSRIKIKKKNAPAPPKRSSSFTRTDISFERRVATPDPRDGDNFNNGTSLSLNDTTHGVESSKFLGGNNNGAGGNNSGTPNYPGSLYPRKKGPPSLPSPGSKAATTPPSDEEGVSNSNRFLWSSVMSNGRDGTEWKSVTLPRDLGQRHFDSSTLGGKPALPRKRTNEQKGESARRMGTLTPPPRLNTSSDVCPAFLGKDNDSSSGSSPQASTPKVVKRPGLAGQENSKTSALQAELKANVLPTLGAAGEECRARRNKHAVEPASLRERNKMHKPKPAPPPPPTGPKSGKIPRSPTQESPISSPSSSPSDIKSKGLPFISDPHHTTAASDQARSAFTEGPKKGPLGSKPPAIKASASAPSVTTSSSCQTQGGPSSTVASSADQNLSAFTPIAKTRSSLRKTTPRQGSERTPNSAVTREMVLEGAELLRAAISRMSEQTGSHSGVLEAGKNLSKYCMSYVDSIQQMNKFAFREAINNLETRMRELQICPSATGGANAQQDFTKLLSSVKEISDIVQR
- the abl1 gene encoding tyrosine-protein kinase ABL1 isoform X3 — its product is MKMLEICLKLVGCKSKKGLSSSSSCYLEEALQRPDFEGQGLSEAARWNSKENLLAGPSENDPNLFVALYDFVASGDNTLSITKGEKLRVLGYNHNGEWCEAQTKNGQGWVPSNYITPVNSLEKHSWYHGPVSRNAAEYLLSSGINGSFLVRESESSPGQRSISLRYEGRVYHYRINTASDGKLYVSSESRFTTLAELVHHHSTVQDGLITTLHYPAPKRNKPTIYGVSPNYDKWEMERTDITMKHKLGGGQYGEVYEGVWKKYNLTVAVKTLKEDTMEVEEFLKEAAVMKEIKHPNLVQLLGVCTREPPFYIITEFMTHGNLLDYLRECNKEEVNAVVLLYMATQISSAMEYLEKKNFIHRDLAARNCLVGENHLVKVADFGLSRLMTGDTYTAHAGAKFPIKWTAPESLAYNTFSIKSDVWAFGVLLWEIATYGMSPYPGIDLSQVYELLQRDYRMERPEGCPEKVYELMRACWRWNPSERPSFAETHQAFETMFQESSISDEVEKELGKKGKKTTLGSLQQAPELPTKTRTLHKNMENRNRDSPDPVEPEVPVSSPMLPRKERPLLDNNLNEDDRLIPKDNKTRNSFLSRIKIKKKNAPAPPKRSSSFTRTDISFERRVATPDPRDGDNFNNGTSLSLNDTTHGVESSKFLGGNNNGAGGNNSGTPNYPGSLYPRKKGPPSLPSPGSKAATTPPSDEEGVSNSNRFLWSSVMSNGRDGTEWKSVTLPRDLGQRHFDSSTLGGKPALPRKRTNEQKGESARRMGTLTPPPRLNTSSDVCPAFLGKDNDSSSGSSPQASTPKVVKRPGLAGQENSKTSALQAELKANVLPTLGAAGEECRARRNKHAVEPASLRERNKMHKPKPAPPPPPTGPKSGKIPRSPTQESPISSPSSSPSDIKSKGLPFISDPHHTTAASDQARSAFTEGPKKGPLGSKPPAIKASASAPSVTTSSSCQTQGGPSSTVASSADQNLSAFTPIAKTRSSLRKTTPRQGSERTPNSAVTREMVLEGAELLRAAISRMSEQTGSHSGVLEAGKNLSKYCMSYVDSIQQMNKFAFREAINNLETRMRELQICPSATGGANAQQDFTKLLSSVKEISDIVQR
- the rab14l gene encoding ras-related protein Rab-14, with the translated sequence MATAPYNYSYIFKYIIIGDMGVGKSCLLHQFTEKKFMADCPHTIGVEFGTRIIEVSGQKIKLQIWDTAGQERFRAVTRSYYRGAAGALMVYDITRRSTYNHLSSWLTDARNLTNPNTVIILIGNKADLEAQRDVTYEEAKQFAEENGLLFLEASAKTGENVEDAFLEAAKKIYQNIQDGSLDLNAAESGVQHKPSAPQGGRLTSEPQPQREGCGC